A DNA window from Rhipicephalus sanguineus isolate Rsan-2018 chromosome 8, BIME_Rsan_1.4, whole genome shotgun sequence contains the following coding sequences:
- the LOC119401219 gene encoding glycerophosphodiester phosphodiesterase 1 — MREAGCVGCPPLNVVGTVARAFGALFFACAFQQQLMASLYIAALVVALACYAIHRAALPRVEDALAAEVILGVDGERGDGDNAAPLPPAFAHRGGGHDAPENTLAAIREAKRNNASGIEFDLSFTHDSVAVLFHDETLERTTNGEGPLASITFEDLRKLDAASKHPFAERFADERVPTLEEGVEECLRLGLRLILDVKEYDHRAVALVDELFRKRPELYRRALVASFYPQFIYALRRQNPGIVTALTWRPGFVAYEDIENLRPRFKSSYTKHLLARVGDWVLDRALHGGLLPYLTGASAVLICKNVLSAEYVRSWRDQGLHVLAWTPNHPAEKEFLRKVLRVPIITDTLRHA; from the coding sequence ATGCGCGAAGCCGGCTGCGTCGGTTGCCCGCCGCTCAACGTCGTCGGCACCGTGGCCCGCGCATTCGGCGCGCTCTTCTTCGCCTGCGCGTTTCAGCAGCAGCTCATGGCTTCGCTCTACATCGCCGCGCTAGTGGTAGCCCTCGCGTGCTACGCCATCCACCGAGCGGCCCTGCCTCGCGTCGAAGACGCCCTCGCCGCCGAGGTGATCCTCGGAGTGGACGGCGAACGCGGCGATGGTGACAACGCGGCGCCGTTGCCGCCGGCGTTCGCGCACAGGGGCGGAGGTCACGACGCGCCCGAGAACACCCTCGCTGCCATCCGGGAGGCCAAGCGTAACAACGCGTCGGGCATCGAGTTCGACCTCTCTTTCACGCACGACAGCGTTGCGGTCCTCTTTCACGACGAGACACTCGAACGCACAACAAACGGCGAAGGACCTCTAGCTTCGATAACCTTCGAAGACCTGCGGAAACTAGACGCTGCCTCCAAACACCCGTTCGCGGAGCGCTTCGCCGACGAGCGCGTGCCGACGCTGGAAGAAGGCGTCGAGGAGTGTCTTCGCCTGGGCCTGCGCCTCATCCTGGACGTCAAGGAGTACGACCACCGAGCCGTCGCCCTGGTCGATGAACTCTTCCGCAAGAGACCCGAGCTCTACCGTCGCGCCCTCGTCGCCTCCTTTTACCCGCAGTTCATCTACGCGCTCCGGCGCCAGAATCCGGGCATCGTGACGGCGCTCACCTGGCGTCCGGGTTTCGTCGCGTACGAGGACATCGAGAACCTTAGGCCGCGCTTCAAGTCTTCCTACACGAAGCACCTGCTGGCCAGGGTCGGCGACTGGGTGCTCGACCGGGCGCTCCACGGCGGACTTCTTCCGTACCTGACCGGAGCCTCGGCCGTGCTGATCTGCAAGAACGTGCTGAGCGCGGAGTACGTGAGGTCGTGGAGAGACCAGGGCCTCCATGTCCTGGCGTGGACCCCGAACCACCCGGCCGAAAAGGAGTTCCTGCGAAAGGTTCTAAGGGTGCCCATCATTACCGACACCCTGCGGCACGCGTAA